A region from the Lysobacter antibioticus genome encodes:
- a CDS encoding transglutaminase-like domain-containing protein: MVYTDALRKFSREAVGEETNPYRIAKKLYAAVDRIPWAGAREYSTISNISDYALHAGHADCGQQTLLLMTLLRLNGIPARWQSGWVYGDDGYTNMHDWAWMYLAPYGWMPVDVTTGRFDSSDAQLADFYFGGFDAYRIAYNDDYGRDFVPAKTHERSETVDSQRGEVEWEGGNLYFDQWDYDYETQVLPAKA, from the coding sequence ATGGTCTATACCGACGCGCTGCGCAAGTTCTCGCGCGAAGCGGTCGGCGAGGAAACCAACCCTTACCGTATCGCCAAGAAGCTCTACGCCGCGGTCGACCGCATTCCCTGGGCCGGCGCACGCGAGTACTCGACGATCTCCAACATCAGCGACTACGCCCTGCACGCCGGTCATGCCGACTGCGGCCAGCAAACCTTGCTGCTGATGACCCTGCTGCGCCTCAACGGCATTCCCGCGCGCTGGCAGTCGGGCTGGGTCTACGGCGACGACGGCTACACCAACATGCACGACTGGGCCTGGATGTACCTGGCGCCCTACGGCTGGATGCCGGTCGACGTCACGACCGGCCGCTTCGATTCGTCCGATGCGCAGCTCGCCGACTTCTATTTCGGCGGCTTCGATGCCTATCGCATCGCGTACAACGACGACTACGGCCGCGACTTCGTCCCGGCCAAGACGCACGAACGCTCCGAAACCGTGGATTCGCAACGGGGCGAGGTCGAGTGGGAAGGGGGGAATCTCTACTTCGACCAATGGGATTACGACTACGAGACACAAGTGCTGCCCGCCAAGGCCTGA